In Populus alba chromosome 4, ASM523922v2, whole genome shotgun sequence, the genomic window AACACGAatgacttggaaaaaaaaatggctgcAAAGATTGAGAACAGAAAAATTATTTGTGACTGAACCAGACTGTTGCCATTACCATGTTCAATGTAGTTAAGGCTTGTTCCGTGGAGCACTGAGCATGCATTGAAGCAGTAAGAAAGCGATATAGTGATAGGACATTACCTCTACAGGGAATGACATTGAGAGTCGTCGTTCCTTGGCAGGCGGTtctgaaaagaagatcaagttGAGTTAAAAATTTTGCTGATCTTAGACTATTTTGGTGGTTGGCTGGGCTTATTTGAGTTATAAACATGATGTTTGTGGTTATAAGATGGAATAATCAATGGAACAATGTTTGTGACTAAGGAGATGCAATTTTGGTTTTCGTGTGGGTGATAGGATttgcttcttgtttttcttctgaTTCTTGCTTGTCATTTTGGATGGTTCAAGCAAGTTAGGGCAAATATGTTTAAGTTATGGTTGTAAGGTTTaggtttttatgttatttttaggtTTCTGCTCTTTTCCAGGTCGGGGATGAATTTATGGGTGTTTTTCTTTGAAtgttcatgagtttttttatatatatatattttaatgttttaccTTTACTTGTGGGTTTCAATTGGGATTTAGATTCATATATAATTGTTCTATaccatcattttaattttttaaagtttgttcTGGATCAATTGATCTTTAGTAGgtttaaatatttagaaaaagcTTTTTCATATCAGGTTTGATttgttaaaaatcaaaatttgttgtGATTGTTTGTTCTAAATTACGTATTAGTTtttcatattgatttttttatgcctttaatttgattttgatgtaaTCTCGTTGTAATGATACTTTAATTTCTTGGTTTGTGAgagtgtttatatttttttatcttttgatctttatttttttgtttttgattattGGTCTAGTCTTTTGGTTTGGGTTTTGGGCCATAAAGCTTAGCCCGCGTGGCTGAGCTAAGCCCATTCCATGCTTAAGGTATTGTTTGGTTGGGCAAgacattataaaacaaaaattcatttttttttatttttaggacgTGTTTGGCATACAAGCtttaatgaattattaacaatttttttgatgattttttttcttgttttgccaAATAGGCCtcaaatgattttcaatttttttgaaaatatttagggatcattttaaaattatttatgggtcCCTCATATGTTTTtcaactattttatttaatatttagggTATAAAATTACACCGTAAAGTATATCTATAtgtattaaagataaaaataaaaataaatacatcacTAAAATTTAATCCTTAGAATTATTAAGTTTTAATCTAATAAAGTAGAGAACTCCTTACCGAGAATATTCTACTTCAAATTCTTAAGATAAATACTTCCTTATCAAGGAAAACTTTTCTTGAACTTTAGATAaaccaacaaatagaaacatgatttaaaaaaaatcaatcaataataCAGTTTACTATAGATAAGGTGTACAAGAATGATGTGTTTTTCTTATACAcaactagtttttttatctaaattcttGCATACTAGTAAGTTTCTAATTATGATACTACTAGATAACAAGTACataattctttaaattataattttataattaatcataACATATTCAAACCCTTCTTGATCAAAGAGAAAAACTTGTCATTTGACACGTGCACACCATAACGATTGTCACGGTGGATCTTATTTTTACGCGAGGGAGCAATGCACGGGAATCCCTAATTTTTCCTGCTAATCCAACACTAACACCCAAAATACAGTTTAGATTGTCAAACCATACCTGCTAAACTTGTTCTCCTAAAGATCTCGAACAAGAAAAACTCAAGTTTCTATTGAATATAAAACTAGCCAAATCTGTGTTGCTCACTTGTGAGAATGATACTAAATAGACGAACATATGAAAAACAGTAGTATGTTTCTCTTACATTGAATCACTGACAAACCATCATTACATAAGATGGCTGTAACCTATTAGCTTGGAATAGACGCTTAAAAGAGCCCGTTAAACTGGCCGGCGACAGAGTCCCGAAGGTTGGAATATAGACCATACAGAGAGTACTGCCGGAGATTAGACACCTCATACCACGAATTAAGCGCTTGAAGATTCTTGTCAGTGCCTGAGAACGTTAATTGTATGCTCAGATTACAGTCATTAGCACCTCCGTTACTCTTACACTTTGACATTGGTAATGCACAGTCTTCACCATGGAGGCAAACAAAGTCCTTGGAGCATGATTGGCATCCAAATTTCTTCCAATACAAGTTTTGAAGAGTACCCTTCTGGAATTCAAGGACCTGAGGCACAATACTTTTCTGATGTCAATAATACTATTGCAGCGCAGAAAATGACAGGGAGGAAAAGCCACAAGTATGCTCAATGAGTTTACCAAAGTAAAGCTGGTGATGATCGTATTATTGTCAGAAATCATCACTGGAAATGATCTTGCTGCATGCTTCCTCCCTGCAAATGCTACCATATAGCTACCGAGCGGTCCGGGGGTGCCCTGAAAAGTTTGTGCGTACTATTCATTTCTTGCAGTTCACATATGAAATAACATTGAAGTTTCTTTCTTGCAGTTTCCATGAAAGAATCGGAGGACTATCATGAATTTCAAGAACTATTACTAATTCGTAGCAGCAGAAACAAAGACCCCTTATTACATACCGGGCCGGAAGGACTGCTGTTGATGGTAAGCAGAGAAATCTCATCAACCTGAGGCCTAAACACAGCGAGCTGTGCTTTTTGACTCAGGGCTAGACGACTATCACAGGGAGAAAGTTGAACCTGGTTGGAAAAGAAAGAATCCTTATCTGAAAATGCTAGACCGAAGGTGAAACCATCGAACTTTTGTACCATAGCATCTGAACAAGGGTCGAAAACTTCATTGGTATCAGCTGCGTTTATAGcgatcatcatcaccatcaccatcaccatcacttTAACTATCATCTGTGTTGCTATCTTGTGCCTCAACATGGTCTTTATCATCTGTACGATTAAACAGAAAAGTGCGCTCGGAAATTAACAaggaaaagacaacaaaatacAGATCTGCTAAATTCAACATTGATGATAACCAAAAATTCAATACGGTAATAACAAggcagaaaagaagaagaagaagaaagaacagCATGACATGCGAAGTCACTAGAGATATAATTAAATCGGAAACACGAACCAAGCAATGTTACAATCAAATACTACTTTCACCGAATATTGTTTCCGAAAtcaaccccccccccaaaaaaaaaaaaaaatcgtataCATTGAATTCTGTAACTAAATTCAATCATTAAAAACTATCATGCACGGTGTGATTTTGTAATATGCAAAAGATTATAGATAAAGAGATTCCAGATAAAAACGGAGACCTACCATGGTCCAAATGAATGATCCTAGAAACAAAGACAATGGTGTTCTTGGTTCAATAGGATTCCCTTGATCAAAATTTTGTCTTCGTGGTTCGAGGATAAACGGTCACCAATGGAACATGGAAAAGAAGACAGGACACGGATGGGATTATATGTTGCGAAGTTTAACGTGGGAAGATATTTGATGGGTTTCTTTCAATGCTACATAGGAGACTTCAAAAATCGCGCCAGGCGGTTATACAGGCGAACCAGGTGGATCTTGCCCATTAACCGCTATTAGAAGCAAGTTCAAGCTTTTACCTGTCTCTATTTTTTCTACAAGTGGGTTCCATAAACGACTGGCCGGTTAATCAGTCATCCATTTTCCTTTTCAGTTGTTTTTGGATGGTCAgtagcatagttttaaaacctgatcTGACCCGGCAATTCAATCCAGGATCTAGCTGATCCAGTGTTAGAACCGGGTCaggtttataaaaaataaaggtagtTAAAAACTTAGTTGACCCGGCAAAATCTGGTCAAAAACTTGATTGCAATCtattaactatatattttttattttttttaccaaaataacatcattttgatttataaaaaaattaaagttgaccCAAGTCTTAAACTAAAACAATCACTAAGCCTAGTTTAAAAACACTGGTCAGAGGGTTTCCAGGTCATTTGACTCTACTAGTCTTTAGGATCGAACGGATTGCTTTGTTATAAATACCGTGAAATATTCATGATGATAGTGTATATGTATAAAAGACCAAATATCatagacaaaatataaaatttattttcatttaatagaATTGTctattaaggatcaaatttgagaaTCTCAAGTTTCGTTCGAGAATTcataaattactttttcttctattgattttagagtaaaatatatttttaataagtattataattaaaaagatatcattTTTTTGATTCAAGAGtttgatttgattatatataaccTTGTCTGTTTAATTTAGACTGATGGAATATATTAGGTcaatttcttaataaatttcatttcaaatcTCACTCTACCTTAACTCtttgatttcttaattaatttgttgatcAAGCTAGTTTTTGCTTATGTggataaaaagcatttttaagtttgtattttgttGAAATCTAGatgaaaactttaaaattaaattatatacaattgttagattaaaatatacataaaactAAAAGGTGTGTGGAAATCATTGTTTTTCTACACTTAAATGCATTATGAATTACAACAGTAATTCACAGTGCAttcgtcttctttttttttctttttttttttgcacattttcttttttttttttgtttcccaactttcttttttttttcatttatttttttttaaattatctttgttgattttactttttagatattgaactggttaaaaatttcactttgtaattttttttctttaaaatattgtggattgctacagtgtttttccatatagtttttctttttcatttttaaaaaattatatttgtcgatttttttatattgagctgattgaaaatttagttttgtaatttttttctttaaaacattgttaatTGCTACAACGTTTctctgcatgattttttttttctttttgtttttttttatgattttctttaaaattatctttttttttattttattttttagtactgagctggttaaaaattacagttacaatatgtgaggaaagcattgtaactttcctcgcaaattactgtggattgctacagtgttttttcccacatgattttttttctgttttgttatattttcccctaaaattgtctttttcaattttattttttaaatattaagctggttaagaattgtaattacaagtaaatacaaatttttcttcacaaaacactatgaattgatacagtttttcctcacatagtttttttccagtttattttgtgtttttttttgtaatatttctttttcaaaattatcttcattgattttttttttaatattaagttggttagaatttaactttgcaATAAAGCTTAATCTTGTGGGGAAACTACTGTAGCATTCCTCACGAAACAttgttgagaattacaattacaagtcattacaaataaagctaaatcatatggggaagcattgtttctttcattacaaaacactgtaaattgctacaatgtttccaacatgtttttttttctcttttttttgtttttttttttgttattttatttctaaaattatctctgtcgatttgatttttttttaatattgagctgattaagaatttagctttgtaattgtttttctttaaaacactgtgaattgttacaatgtttttccatatggtttttttatgattttttccaaaattatctttgtcaattttattttttgaatattgagttcgttaagaattataattacaataaagctaaatcatatgggaaaagcgttgtagtttttctcacaaaacactatagattgctatagtatttctctaaatggttttttatcttattttattggggaaaacactgtagtttTCTGTACAAAACACAGttaattgctacaatattttttctcatgggtttttttccttccaaaattatctttgttggttttttttaatattaaattgatagagaatttagctttgtatttgtttttgctttttattaacagaaaagctaaatgATGTAGCAAAAGCATTGtatttttccttccaaaacactgtggattgttACAAATTATTT contains:
- the LOC118050835 gene encoding uncharacterized protein; this encodes MMIKTMLRHKIATQMIVKVMVMVMVMMIAINAADTNEVFDPCSDAMVQKFDGFTFGLAFSDKDSFFSNQVQLSPCDSRLALSQKAQLAVFRPQVDEISLLTINSSPSGPGTPGPLGSYMVAFAGRKHAARSFPVMISDNNTIITSFTLVLEFQKGTLQNLYWKKFGCQSCSKDFVCLHGEDCALPMSKCKSNGGANDCNLSIQLTFSGTDKNLQALNSWYEVSNLRQYSLYGLYSNLRDSVAGQFNGLF